The nucleotide sequence CAGCCGCACGGTTTTCCGTCTTCCATACATTTGCCTGAATCTCTTCCGTTTAATCCAATTCCGACCCGAACGGTCGGCATTTAACTGGAAATCGAAAGAAAAGAGTAAAAAAAGCTTGACAGGCCGCCGATACTTAAATAGATTCTTTCTGGACTCAATGGATAAAGTGAGTCCATTGAATAGAAAGGAGTGGACGACCGAATGACAGAATTTCTATCCCGGACCGCGGGCTGTCATTATGTCCGTCCGGCGGGCTAAGGTGGGACGCGTGGATGGAAAGGTAGCCGTTGTCACCGGCGGTTCGTTGGGAATCGGCCGGGCGGCCTGTTTGCTTCTGGCCCGGCAGGGAGCGGCGGTGGCCGTTACAGATGTTTTGGACAGCGAAGGCCGGGCGCTGGTGGAGGAAATCAAACGCTCCAAGGGGAAGGCCCAATTCTGGCATCTGGACGTTTCGAAGGAATCCGAGGTTGAAAAAGTTTTTGCTGATGTTGTCAAAACTTTTGGAAAGATCGACATTCTGGTCAACAACGCCGGCATCGCCGGGGTCAGCAAGCCGACCCACGAAATCACGGAAGGGGAGTGGGATCGCGTGCAGGCGGTCAACGTGAAAGGAGCGTTTTTTTGCACCAAGCACGCGGTCCCGTTCCTGCAAAAAGCGGGGGGCGGCAGCATCATCAATCTCTCCTCCATTTACGGTATCATCAGCGCCGCGGACGTTCCCCCGTACCACGCCTCCAAAGGGGCTTTGCGCTCCATGACCAAAACGGACGCTTTGTTTTACGCCAAGGATAAAATCCGTGTCAACTCCATCCACCCCGGTTTCATCTGGACGCCGATGGTGGAAAAATACCTGCAATCGACCGGCAACGTGGAGGAAGGGCGGAAAATGATTGATTCGTTGCATCCGCTCGGCCACATCGGCGAGCCGGACGACATTGCTTTCGGGATTCTCTATCTGGCCTCCGAGGAATCCAAATTCGTCACTGGTAGCGAGCTGGTGATAGATGGGGGATACACGGCCCGATGAAAAGTTTGAAAAACGGTTCGATTTTTCTTGACAGAAAGATGATACAAATCATATTTTCAGTTGACCTGATGGAACGTTCCAGTCCGCATAGGAAGAGGGGCCTCAGGAAACGGGCGGCAGACCCGTCACTCGCTAATTTTCACCACACACATCTATCGGAAGACAGGAGGGCGTCATGACAAAATTGAAATGGTTTTCTTCCGGCTTTTTTGCGCTGGCCGCCGTGGCGTTCGTCGCCTGGGGGCTTTCCGCCTCCGACCCCAAGGAGGTAAAGGGGGAATACGTCGGCAGCGAAAAATGCATGGAATGCCATGCGGAAGAGATAGCGGCCGACTACCAGCATACCGTTCACTTCGGCGTGGAGCAAAACGCCCAGACGGAGTTGGAAAAAAACATGTGCGAGGCCTGCCACGGCCCCGGCTCGGCCCACATCGAAGAGCCGGAGGACAAGGGCCGCCACTGGACCTTTAAAAAGGAGGATGGCGAGAGTTCCGAGGACTGGAACGCCGTCTGTCTGCAGTGTCACGAAAAGGGAGCACAGACCCATTTCACCGGCTCGATGCACGAGGGGCGCGGGGTGGCCTGCGTGGACTGCCACACGGTGATGAAAAACGTATCCCCGGAAAACCAGCTGGCCAAGCCGACCGCGCCGGAGGTCTGCTTTGAATGCCATAAAATGAAAAAAATGCAGTTCCAAAAATCCTCCCACATGCCCCTGATGGAGGGGAAGCTGGCCTGCGTGGACTGCCACAACCCGCACGGTTCCCCCAACCCGGCGATGCTGATTGAAAATTCGCCGAACGAAAACTGTTTAAAATGCCATACGGAAAAAGCGGGGCCGATGCTCTGGGAGCATCCGCCGGTGCGGGAAAACTGCCTTTCCTGCCACAACCCGCACGGCTCGAACCACGACAACCTGCTCGTGGTCAAGCGTCCGCGGCTCTGCCAGCGCTGCCATATCGAGTCGCGGCATCCCACCACGCCATATTCGGAGTCCCGGCTGCACGCCATTGACCGGGGCTGTGTAAACTGCCATTCGCAAATTCACGGCTCAAACCATCCCTCCGGGATGATGTTTCTGCGATAGGGAGGCGGAGATGAAAAAGCTCATTCTGACCATACTGACGGCCGGCTGGGCGGCCTTCACTTTCGCCCAGGAAGGAACCACGACGGCGGGAAGCGGGGCCTACCAAACCTCCGGCTACTTTGAAGGTGGTTTCTGGCAGGTATTGAAAAACCCCGGCTCGGCCAAGTTTCAGGAATACCGGCGGGTAGAGGAGCATATGCTCTTGAACCGTTTCGGCTTCGATTTGACGAAAGGGAAATACTATCTCAATGTTTCTGCGCGCGAGCTGGGAAAAACCGACCAGGGAGCCAAGGCGAGCTTCGGCTTGGTACGCAAATGGAAAAACGAGGTCACCTGGTCGCAGACCCCGCACCTTTATTCCACTTCCACCAGGCAGTTTTACCTGAATGCGGGGGGAGGGGTTTTCACGCTCCCCGACAGCGTCAAGGCCGCCTTGTCAACGGGCAGCACCGCGGCGGTCACCGCCAAGCTGCAAAGCTACCTTTCCGGAGCGCAGCCCTTCGATTTGGCGGCCCGGCGCAACACGGGTGGAGCCGTCTCCGAGTGGAAACCCCGGTCGGACGTAACCGTGAAAGCCGGTTACATCAATGAACGAAAACAGGGGGGAAAGCAGTTCGGCACGGCCATCCAATTCAATGCGGTGGAACTGCCGGAGCCGATCAATTATGAAACCCACCGTTTTTCCGCCTCCGCCGAGCTGGCCCGCAAGAACTATTCGGCCGCCCTGGAATATTCCGGGCGGATTTTCAACAACAAAACCGAAACCTTGATTCGGGACAATGCCTTCCGGGCCAGACCCGATTCGGTTGGCGCCCCCCGACGGATACGGATGGCCCTTTATCCGGACAACACGGCCCACAACTTCACCTTCACGGGCACCTACAATCTCCCGTATAAAACCCGCAGCGTGGCGGTCGTAAGCTACGGTATCGCCAAGCAAAACGAAGATTTTTTGCCGCACACCATCAATTCCGCCATCTCCGACACCGGCTTGGTCATCCGCCGGCGGGAGGACGGCACGATTGTCACCAGCTTGGAAGGGGAATTCAAGACCTTTGTGTTCAATTACCAGATTTCCTCCCGGCCGATGGAAAAACTGACGTTAAAGGGGAAGGCCCGTTTCTATGAATTCGCCAACGAAACTCCCGAGCTCTTGTTCACCAGCTATGTGGGTTACGACGCCAGTTTGAGCACCCGCGGACGGGCCAGCCTGCCGTACGAATACATCAAAAGAAGCGGCGGCGTGGAGGCCGGCTATGAAATCATCCCGCAGGCCCGCGCATCGGTCGGTTACCTGCGCGAAGGAATCAGCCGCAACCACCGGGAAGTAGAGGCCTCCAACGAGGATATCTACACCGGCACTTTGGACCTGCGCCCCGCCAACTGGGTCACCGTACGCAGTTCCTACGTTCATTCGGAAAGGAAGTCGGACACCGCCAAATACCATCCCCATTTCTTCGAGGAATCGTTTCCCGAAGGGGAGGCGGTTGTCAACGTGGCAATGTCCTTGGACGAACTGCGCCGCTTCGACGTGTATAACCGGCGGCGGGATAAAGTGGAGTTGACCAGCCGGCTTTCCCCCATCGACAAAGTGGACGTCGGCTTAAACGTCAGCTTCGCCCAGGATGATTATGCTGCCGCCTACGGCTTGCAGAAGTTCTGGAATCTGGGTTGGGGGGTCGATTTTGCCTATACTCCGGTCCCCCGACTAACCCTTTTCGGCGACGTCGGACAGGATAACAACCGCGGGGAGACGGAATCCCGCTACCGCCCGGTTTATTCCAACGTAGGGTACGACTCGCTCAACAACGACTGGAGCGGCGCTCTGCGGGACAAGTTTGAAAACTACGGCTTCGGTTTTTCGGCCGACGTCTGGCCCAAAAAGCTGACGTGGGGCGGAAATTACGGTTTTTCTTACAGCAAAAGCGAGTTGATTTCCACCTTTGTCCCAGGCGGGAATCCAAGCGGCGATGCGGTGAGCTTCCCCAGCGTTTATTACAAGCTTCACCGCCTCGGTTCGCAGCTTTCTTACCGTATCACCAGTCAAACGGCCCTTAAATTTGACTACTGGTACGAAAAGTATATCCAGACCGACTGGGCCATCGACCCGGTAGAGCCCTTCACGAATGTCACCGGCGCCACCCGCTCCATTTTTCTGGGCGCCCAGGTTCCGGACTACGAAGCCCACGTTATGGCCTTGAAATTGAGTTACGCGTTTTAGGCGGGGGTATAAACTGGAAAGGAGAGAGTGAGACAATGAAAAATAAAAGAATCATCGTCGCCGTTGCCGGCTTGGCGCTTTTGGCGGCCGGAGTTTGGGCGCAGGAGGGCAAGACCGTTTCCTCCGGCAAGGAGGTGTACACCAAGAAATGCGCCTCCTGCCACGGCAAGCAGGGGGAAGGAGTGGCCAAAATGGCCACGATGTTGAAAGCCACCATCCGCAACTGGGGTGAAGTGGCGGCAACTGCCGATACTTTGGCGGCCTGGAAAAAAATCACCACGGACGGAAAAGGGAAAATGCCCGCCTTCAAGGCAAAGCTTTCCGCTGCGGAGATGGACTCGGTGCTGGCATACGTGAAAAGTTTGACCAAGCCCGGCAAGCCGGCCAAGTCCGAGGGTGCCGAAGGAAGTGCCAAAGCGGACAGCGCCAAAGGGGCCAAATAAGTGTAACACCAGTACTTCGACCGGCCGGAGCAGGATGGGCTCCGGCCGGTTCAATGTTCCAGGCCGGCAGGACGTTCGCCGGCGCGCGGCCTAACGATTGCAGGAAAAGGGCAGATGTTGGACAAACAGAACCGCCGGGAGTTTTTGAACTTTTTTCTCGGAGGGGGTTTTCTGGCCCTCCTCGGGGCCGTTTTTTATCCGGTTTTGCGCTTCGTGATGCCGCCGGCCAAGTCGGAAGCGTTCGGCGGCTCGGTGACGGCGGCCAAAACGGGGGAACTCCCCCCCAACTCCGGCAAGATTTTTCCCCTTGGCGACAGCCCGGGGATTCTGGTGCACACCGCCGAAGGGGAGTATAAGGCCTTCTCGGCCGTCTGCACCCATCTTTCCTGCACCGTGCAGTACCGCTCCGATTTGGGCCACATCTGGTGCGCCTGTCACAACGGCCACTATGATTTGACCGGCAAAAACGTCGCCGGCCCGCCCCCCCGTCCGCTCACCGAATATCCGGTCACCCTATCGGGCGACAACGTAATCGTCAGCCCCAGCCGCGGGGCGTAGGATGCGGCTTTTCCCCGCCCTCTATTCATGGGTCGGCGAGCGGGTCGATCTGGCGCCGCTCATTTATCTCATCAAGAAAAAAACGGTTCCCGACCATAAGCATTCCCTCTGGTATTACACGGGGGGAATGACCTTGTTCTTTTTCGCCATTCAGATCGCCACCGGCATTCTGCTTTTGCTCTACTACCGGCCCAGCGCCGAGGCGGCCTACGAATCCGTGCAGTTTATCATGACCGAGGTGAAGTTCGGCTGGCTCATCCGCTCGTTGCATTCCTGGTCGGCCAATTTGCTCATCGGGGCGCTTTTCGTGCATATGTTTTCGGTCTTTTTCATGAAGGCCTACCGCAAACCGCGCGAGCTCACCTGGTTTTCGGGATCCTTTCTTTTGTTTTTATGTCTGGCGTTCGGTTTTTCCGGTTACCTGCTCCCTTGGAACAAACTGGCCTACTTTGCCACCAAGGTTGGAACGGACATCGCCGGACAGATTCCAATTTTGGGGCATTCCGTCCTGGTGTTTTTGCGGGGCGGGGAGGAAGTGTCGGGTGCCACTTTGACCCGATTTTTTGGTTTCCACGTGGCGATTTTGCCGGCGGCGGCCACTTTTCTTCTGCTTTTGCATCTGATTTTGGTGCAACTGCAGGGGATGAGCGTACCGCCCGCTCTCGAGAATAACCCGAATAAAAAGAGCATCCCCTTTTTTCCCCATTTTCTTTTGCGCGACCTGTTGGGCTGGCTTTTGGCGCTTCTTTTACTGGTGGTTTTGGCCTCCATTTTTCCGTGGGAACTGGGGGAAAAAGCGGATCCCTTGGCCCCCGCCCCCGCCGGCATCAAGCCGGAATGGTACTTCGTCTTCATGTTCCAGACCCTGAAGTTTCTGCCGGCGGAAATTTTGTTCATTCCCGGCGAACTGGTGGGAATCGCCGCCTTCACGGTGGGAGGCATTCTTTTGCTTTTCGTTCCGCTTCTGGACAAAAATCCGGCCGGGCGCTCGGGCCGCTGGATTAGCCGCATTGGCTGGGGGGTGGTGGTCTATATGGTGGTGTTTACGATTCTGGGATATCTATGGCCGGCGACAAAATGAAGCGTTGGTTCAAAAAATTCGTCCGAACCGGTTCTTACGCGTCGGCACTGACCGGCTTGCTTATCTTTTCGGCCCGGGCCCAGGACACCTGCCTCGAATGCCACCGGCAGATGGAGGAAAATCTTAAGACGCCCACCTTGCATATCGAAGCGGACGTGCATTACCAGCGGGGAATTTCCTGCGCCGGCTGCCACGGCGGCGACCCGAAGGAGGAAGACCCCGATTTGTCAATGAGTCCGGCCAGGGGATTCATCGGCGTTCCCAAACCGCAGCAAATTCCTTCCTTCTGCGCCCGCTGCCACTCGGATGTGGAATACATGAAGCATTATAACCCCAAACTTCCCACCGACCAGCTGGCGCAGTACAGAACCTCCGTTCACGGAAAGCAACTGGCCAAGGGGGACACCAACGTCGCCACCTGTATCTCCTGCCACGGCGTGCACGGTATTCTGCGCCCCACCGATACCCGCTCCCCGGTTTTCAAGACCAATGTTCCCAAGACCTGCGCCGGCTGCCACGCCGACAAAAAAAGAATGGCCGCCTACAAAATTCCGACCAACCAGTATCACGATTATTTGGAAAGCGTGCACGGAAAGCTGCTTTTGGAAAAAAAGGAGTTGTCCGCGGCGGCCTGCACGGACTGCCACGGCAACCACGGGGCCTCCCCGCCGGGGCTTTCGGACGTGGCGGGGGCCTGCGGGGAATGCCACCCCTCCAACCGGGATTTGTTTGAAAAATCCCCTCACAAGGAGCCGTTCCAAAAGGCAAAACTGCCGCAGTGCGCCGCCTGCCACGGCAACCACAAAGTGCTTCCGCCGACCGATGAATTTTTGGGCGTGGGGGAAGGGGCGGTCTGCGTCCAATGCCACAAGTCCGGGAGCAAAGGATACGAAACCGCGGCGGTTTTCAAGGCGTTGCTCGATTCGCTGAAGGCTGCAACGGAAGAAGCCCGCGGGCTGGTGAAAAAAGCGGAGGTGGCGGGCGTCAAGGTGGGGTTGACCAAGTTTGATTTGCGGGCCTGCGAGGACGTCATCGTCCATTCCCGCTCGGAACTGCATGCCTTCAATCTGGCCGATTTCCGGGCCTTGATTCAGGACGGCATGACGAAGGCGGAACGGGTAAAGAAGGCCTCGCTCGTCTCGCTCGAAGACCTCGAAATCCGCCGCAAGGGCTTGATTTTTTCGGGCGTTTTGATTCTGTTCTTGTGCATCGGCTTGTGGCTGAAAATCCGCAAGCTGGACAGGGAAAGGGGAAATCCTTCGGTCAAATCTTGACAGCCCTGCCCCGCACTTGTTTATATGGGGGCCGAAAGTACGATATGAAAAAATCAGTTGTTCAAACGAAAAAGAATGAAAAGCCGGCCGCCGTTCTGGCGGCCGAAGGGGCCCGACAGTCATGAAAGGCTTTTTTTCGCGAATCTCGCGCAACCTGGTCAGTTTCTCGGGCCTTTTGGCCGCTTTCGTCTCGGCGGCCTTAATTATCACCATTCTGGCCATCGACATCCTCGGTTTTCACATCAATCCCTATATCGGAATTCTGGTTTATTTGATTCTGCCGGCCATTTTGATCGTCGGCGTGGCTTTGATTCCGGTCGGGCTGGCCCTGGAGCGGCGCCGGCAGCACCTCCAGAAGGGGCTCCCGCGGGAGCTGGCCCTGCCGCGAATCGAACTGGACCTGAATCGGCCGGATTTGCGGCGCCGGATTTCCTGGTTGGTGGCCGTTTTGGCCATTTTCCTTTCCGTGCTGTCCACGGCCGCCTACAAGGCGGTGGAGTTCATGGACTCCGTGACTTTCTGCGGCAAGGTCTGCCACGAGGTGATGGAGCCGGAGTTCGTCACCTACTCCCTGTCCCCCCATTCCCGGGTGGCCTGCGTCTCCTGCCACATCGGGCCGGGGGCCCCCTGGTTCGTCAAGAGCAAAATCTCCGGCGTGCGGCAGGTGTTTGCCGTCATGCTGAACACCTACGAAAAACCGATCCCCACGCCGGTCGCCAACCTCCGCCCGGCCCGCGAAACCTGCGAGCAGTGCCACTGGCCGCAGAAGTTCCACGGCGAGCAGCTGCGGGTGATCACCAAATTCTCGGAAGATGAAAAAAACACCCCGCTCAAAACCGTCCTGCTTCTGCGCACCGGCGGGGGGGACAAAAAAACCGGCATCGCCGAGGGGATTCACTGGCATATGAATATCGCCAACGAAATCACCTACATCGCCACCGATTCCGAACGGCAGGTGATCCCCTGGGTGCGGCTGAAGGATTTGTGGGGAAACGTCACCGAATACAAAACGCCGGACTTCAACCCCTCCCCGGATTCGCTGGCCAAGCTTCCCGTGCGGACGATGGACTGCGTGGACTGCCACAACCGTCCCACTCATATCTACCGGCTTCCGGAAGAGGCCGTGGATGAGGCGATGCTGGCGCGGCAGATGAACCCGAATTTGCCATATTTGAAAAAAGTGTCGGTCGCGCTTTTGAAGGCCGAGTATCCGGACAAGCCCGCTGCCCTGGCGAAAATCAAAGGGGGGTTGGTGGGTTACTACAAACAAAACTATCCGGCCTTGGCCGTGGCTTGGGAAGAGGATGTTTTGAAAGCGGCGGAGAAGACGGCCGAAATTTACGCCAATAACATCTTTCCCAAAATGAAGATTACCTGGGGGACCTACAAAAACAACATCGGCCACCAGAATTTTCCGGGCTGCTGGCGCTGCCACGATGACAACCACACATCAAAGGAAGGGAAGTCGATCCGTCAGGATTGCGACCAGTGCCATTCCCTTTTGGCTGTGGATGAGGAAAACCCCAAACCGGTCATCGAGACGCTTCCCATTCGATAGTTTGAAAGCGTAGGCGCCGATTATGAAGACCCTGAAGAAACGAATCTTCTTCGGGGCTTTTTTTTTCGCGGGGTTCGGCTTTTTCCCTTCCGCCTTCGCCCAAGGCCCCTCCAACGAGGACTGTCTTGCCTGTCATCAGGACAAGGAACTTTCCAAGACGCTGCCGGATGGAAGAAGCAAATCCCTCTTTGTTGAACCAAAGAAATTTGAGCACTCCGTACACGCTTCGCTCGGTTGCGTCGATTGCCACGCCGATCTGGCCGGCACGGAAATCCCCCACAAGGAGAATCCGGCGCCGCCGCAATGCGGCGGCTGCCATTCGGACGTGGAAAAAATTTACGACGGGAGTTTGCACGGCCGGGCGGTCCGCTCCGGCGCCCGGCTGGCCCCCCGCTGCTGGGATTGCCACGGCTCCCACGACATAAAAAAAGCGGACGCCGCCGATTCAAGGGTGCGGCGCTACAACGTTCCATTCCTCTGCGGCCGCTGCCACAAAGAGGGTACCGAGGTCAGCCGCACCTACGACATCCCGCAGGACAGCATTCTCACCCATTACTCCGTCTCCATCCACGGGGAGGGGCTTTTCAAAAAGGGGTTGACTGTTTCCGCCGTCTGTACGGACTGCCACACCTCGCACAACATCCTGCCCCACACCGATCCCCGTTCCAGCATATTCCGCGAGAACGTCCCCAAAACCTGCGAAAAGTGCCACGGAATGATCGAGCAGGTGCATCAAAAGGTAATCCGCGGGGAACTCTGGGAAAAAGCCCCCAACCAGGTGCCGGTCTGCGTGGACTGCCACGCCCCACACCGGGTGCGCAAGGTATTTTACGAACTGGGGATGGCGGACCGGGACTGTTTGAAATGCCATTCCGACCCGAAGTTGTTCACCCAGCGGGACGGCAAACGGGTTTCGCTCTTCGTGGATACGCTGGAAGTGAAGGGCTCCATCCATCGCAACACGGCCTGCGCCCAGTGTCACACGGGCGCGAGCCCGACTCACAAGCGCCCCTGCGCCACGATAAAAACCAAAGTGGACTGCTCCACCTGCCATGCCGAGGTGGTGCAAACCTACGCCGCCAGCACGCACGGGAAATTGAACGAGCGGGGAGACCCGAACGCGCCGTTCTGCCGGGATTGTCACGGCGTTCACGGAATCAAGGAGCACCGCAATCCGAACTCCCCCACCTATCCTACCCGCGTGCCGGACCTATGCGGGCAGTGCCACCGGGAGGGGGAGAAGGCG is from Verrucomicrobiia bacterium and encodes:
- a CDS encoding glucose 1-dehydrogenase translates to MGRVDGKVAVVTGGSLGIGRAACLLLARQGAAVAVTDVLDSEGRALVEEIKRSKGKAQFWHLDVSKESEVEKVFADVVKTFGKIDILVNNAGIAGVSKPTHEITEGEWDRVQAVNVKGAFFCTKHAVPFLQKAGGGSIINLSSIYGIISAADVPPYHASKGALRSMTKTDALFYAKDKIRVNSIHPGFIWTPMVEKYLQSTGNVEEGRKMIDSLHPLGHIGEPDDIAFGILYLASEESKFVTGSELVIDGGYTAR
- a CDS encoding DmsE family decaheme c-type cytochrome: MTKLKWFSSGFFALAAVAFVAWGLSASDPKEVKGEYVGSEKCMECHAEEIAADYQHTVHFGVEQNAQTELEKNMCEACHGPGSAHIEEPEDKGRHWTFKKEDGESSEDWNAVCLQCHEKGAQTHFTGSMHEGRGVACVDCHTVMKNVSPENQLAKPTAPEVCFECHKMKKMQFQKSSHMPLMEGKLACVDCHNPHGSPNPAMLIENSPNENCLKCHTEKAGPMLWEHPPVRENCLSCHNPHGSNHDNLLVVKRPRLCQRCHIESRHPTTPYSESRLHAIDRGCVNCHSQIHGSNHPSGMMFLR
- a CDS encoding MtrB/PioB family decaheme-associated outer membrane protein, whose product is MKKLILTILTAGWAAFTFAQEGTTTAGSGAYQTSGYFEGGFWQVLKNPGSAKFQEYRRVEEHMLLNRFGFDLTKGKYYLNVSARELGKTDQGAKASFGLVRKWKNEVTWSQTPHLYSTSTRQFYLNAGGGVFTLPDSVKAALSTGSTAAVTAKLQSYLSGAQPFDLAARRNTGGAVSEWKPRSDVTVKAGYINERKQGGKQFGTAIQFNAVELPEPINYETHRFSASAELARKNYSAALEYSGRIFNNKTETLIRDNAFRARPDSVGAPRRIRMALYPDNTAHNFTFTGTYNLPYKTRSVAVVSYGIAKQNEDFLPHTINSAISDTGLVIRRREDGTIVTSLEGEFKTFVFNYQISSRPMEKLTLKGKARFYEFANETPELLFTSYVGYDASLSTRGRASLPYEYIKRSGGVEAGYEIIPQARASVGYLREGISRNHREVEASNEDIYTGTLDLRPANWVTVRSSYVHSERKSDTAKYHPHFFEESFPEGEAVVNVAMSLDELRRFDVYNRRRDKVELTSRLSPIDKVDVGLNVSFAQDDYAAAYGLQKFWNLGWGVDFAYTPVPRLTLFGDVGQDNNRGETESRYRPVYSNVGYDSLNNDWSGALRDKFENYGFGFSADVWPKKLTWGGNYGFSYSKSELISTFVPGGNPSGDAVSFPSVYYKLHRLGSQLSYRITSQTALKFDYWYEKYIQTDWAIDPVEPFTNVTGATRSIFLGAQVPDYEAHVMALKLSYAF
- a CDS encoding cytochrome c produces the protein MKNKRIIVAVAGLALLAAGVWAQEGKTVSSGKEVYTKKCASCHGKQGEGVAKMATMLKATIRNWGEVAATADTLAAWKKITTDGKGKMPAFKAKLSAAEMDSVLAYVKSLTKPGKPAKSEGAEGSAKADSAKGAK
- a CDS encoding Rieske (2Fe-2S) protein; translated protein: MLDKQNRREFLNFFLGGGFLALLGAVFYPVLRFVMPPAKSEAFGGSVTAAKTGELPPNSGKIFPLGDSPGILVHTAEGEYKAFSAVCTHLSCTVQYRSDLGHIWCACHNGHYDLTGKNVAGPPPRPLTEYPVTLSGDNVIVSPSRGA
- a CDS encoding cytochrome bc complex cytochrome b subunit; this translates as MRLFPALYSWVGERVDLAPLIYLIKKKTVPDHKHSLWYYTGGMTLFFFAIQIATGILLLLYYRPSAEAAYESVQFIMTEVKFGWLIRSLHSWSANLLIGALFVHMFSVFFMKAYRKPRELTWFSGSFLLFLCLAFGFSGYLLPWNKLAYFATKVGTDIAGQIPILGHSVLVFLRGGEEVSGATLTRFFGFHVAILPAAATFLLLLHLILVQLQGMSVPPALENNPNKKSIPFFPHFLLRDLLGWLLALLLLVVLASIFPWELGEKADPLAPAPAGIKPEWYFVFMFQTLKFLPAEILFIPGELVGIAAFTVGGILLLFVPLLDKNPAGRSGRWISRIGWGVVVYMVVFTILGYLWPATK
- a CDS encoding cytochrome c3 family protein, which produces MKRWFKKFVRTGSYASALTGLLIFSARAQDTCLECHRQMEENLKTPTLHIEADVHYQRGISCAGCHGGDPKEEDPDLSMSPARGFIGVPKPQQIPSFCARCHSDVEYMKHYNPKLPTDQLAQYRTSVHGKQLAKGDTNVATCISCHGVHGILRPTDTRSPVFKTNVPKTCAGCHADKKRMAAYKIPTNQYHDYLESVHGKLLLEKKELSAAACTDCHGNHGASPPGLSDVAGACGECHPSNRDLFEKSPHKEPFQKAKLPQCAACHGNHKVLPPTDEFLGVGEGAVCVQCHKSGSKGYETAAVFKALLDSLKAATEEARGLVKKAEVAGVKVGLTKFDLRACEDVIVHSRSELHAFNLADFRALIQDGMTKAERVKKASLVSLEDLEIRRKGLIFSGVLILFLCIGLWLKIRKLDRERGNPSVKS
- a CDS encoding NapC/NirT family cytochrome c; translated protein: MKGFFSRISRNLVSFSGLLAAFVSAALIITILAIDILGFHINPYIGILVYLILPAILIVGVALIPVGLALERRRQHLQKGLPRELALPRIELDLNRPDLRRRISWLVAVLAIFLSVLSTAAYKAVEFMDSVTFCGKVCHEVMEPEFVTYSLSPHSRVACVSCHIGPGAPWFVKSKISGVRQVFAVMLNTYEKPIPTPVANLRPARETCEQCHWPQKFHGEQLRVITKFSEDEKNTPLKTVLLLRTGGGDKKTGIAEGIHWHMNIANEITYIATDSERQVIPWVRLKDLWGNVTEYKTPDFNPSPDSLAKLPVRTMDCVDCHNRPTHIYRLPEEAVDEAMLARQMNPNLPYLKKVSVALLKAEYPDKPAALAKIKGGLVGYYKQNYPALAVAWEEDVLKAAEKTAEIYANNIFPKMKITWGTYKNNIGHQNFPGCWRCHDDNHTSKEGKSIRQDCDQCHSLLAVDEENPKPVIETLPIR